TGTCGATAGGAACACTCTTTATGAGAGAAAAAACGAAAGCGCAAGCGAAGCAAACAAAACCGTTCCTGACTGGTTTAAAGAGCTGATAGACTTAAAAGCGCCGATTGCCTACGCAAATGTCTCCGCCGGATGGAATCAAGTCGGGATACTGCATGTACAAAGCGATACCACTTATGCATACAAGCAGCTTTACGCAATTTTTATAAATCTGCTTATCTCTTTTACCGTTATCGCTGCAAGCGGTCTTGCTGTTCTCAACCTGCTGCTGCACGCAGTTTTGATACCTTTAAAAGAGGTACAGAAACAAGCCGCGGCAATTACAAGAAACGAGTTTATTATCCAACGAAAAATTCCTTATACCAAAGAGCTGGCGGATGTCGTTTTGGGGATGAACAATATGGTCGCAAAAGTAAAAGCCATATTTGACAAAGGAAACGAGGAGTTAAAAGCACAAAAAGAGCTGGAGTATATAGACCAAAATACTCAGCTTAGAAACCGTAAATATCTCATAGACAGACTTCCGGCTTATCTAAAAGCAGATGCCTCTTATCAAGGAGGCGCAAATATGCTTATATCTATCAGCGGGATGATTGAGGCAAATGAGAAAATCGGATATCAAAATGTCGATAAACTTTTTGTAAAAATTGCGGATGTTTTTAAAGCTCATACTAAAAATATCAAAGATTCAATAGTTGCCAGAATCAACGGTACGGAATTTTCACTCCTGCTGCCTAACTGCTTTGGCGAAGATGCCTCAAAATTGGCAAAGAGCATACAAAATTCATGCAAAAACGCTATCAATGAAGCAGGGCTTGACTTAAACGAAACGATTATTTCCATAGGAGTCTACGAGTACAATCATAAAAACAGCATAGCCGAACTCTTCTCGCACTCAGATAATGCGCTTGTTATCGCAAAATTCAACCATGAGAATGATTATATACATATTGAAAAAGCAGAAAGTGCAGTTGAAGTAATGGGTAAAGAGGCTTGGAAGCTTATCATAAA
This region of Sulfurimonas sp. genomic DNA includes:
- a CDS encoding LapD/MoxY N-terminal periplasmic domain-containing protein; protein product: MTLYKQTALLLSLFLLIILSTVLILNFQSANKGVQDRLYEDAKNTASSLSLSLGNANGDVSIMSTMMNANFDSGNYRNITLVDVDRNTLYERKNESASEANKTVPDWFKELIDLKAPIAYANVSAGWNQVGILHVQSDTTYAYKQLYAIFINLLISFTVIAASGLAVLNLLLHAVLIPLKEVQKQAAAITRNEFIIQRKIPYTKELADVVLGMNNMVAKVKAIFDKGNEELKAQKELEYIDQNTQLRNRKYLIDRLPAYLKADASYQGGANMLISISGMIEANEKIGYQNVDKLFVKIADVFKAHTKNIKDSIVARINGTEFSLLLPNCFGEDASKLAKSIQNSCKNAINEAGLDLNETIISIGVYEYNHKNSIAELFSHSDNALVIAKFNHENDYIHIEKAESAVEVMGKEAWKLIINKAIEKNRFSFVSWSVIDTKAKKLSHNVLSIHLDLDKHTSYSYAQFMAPAIQSGLCSNVYKKAVTMLFKNSSMLLGASTYSLRLPHEYLEDVDTYHNLSELLRANASMLPFKLIIELPDKLVRQDSKNIREYIELFRRFNIQVGIFEFIGESGDYQYLQDLRPVYIKGEGSYFLTQSDQSLSALRLITDTVGISLIAVGVMDIETLEKLKSRDIHIVQGYVTEII